A stretch of the Cucurbita pepo subsp. pepo cultivar mu-cu-16 chromosome LG16, ASM280686v2, whole genome shotgun sequence genome encodes the following:
- the LOC111777035 gene encoding uncharacterized protein LOC111777035 translates to MKIEKELTHPIHPRHKLRLEYTETPYNCDGCKEAGIGYKYKCHQCAFTLHKACAIAAPRTTHPFYQKCEFKLYYHPPGKCKRVCDACRTYVHGFVYHCDSCDFDLHPCCANLPQVLDDGKRDLYLCSKLSSSCHGCGGTGLGWSYRSQCGAYNLHLSCVKEMLVESWLAVYLNVDKNRVRQMVTSIPRLKGSLQNRPVVRGSVGKYGQMAGAAARAVVSAVLGDPTAMVAAVVSGIVSK, encoded by the coding sequence ATGAAGATCGAGAAAGAGCTAACACACCCAATCCACCCGCGCCACAAGCTACGTCTCGAGTACACTGAAACCCCTTACAACTGCGACGGGTGCAAGGAAGCTGGCATTGGCTACAAATACAAATGTCACCAATGTGCCTTCACCTTACACAAGGCGTGCGCCATTGCCGCGCCACGAACCACCCACCCGTTCTACCAAAAATGCGAGTTCAAATTATACTACCATCCCCCCGGCAAATGCAAGCGCGTATGCGATGCATGTAGAACCTACGTGCATGGATTTGTGTACCATTGCGATAGCTGTGACTTTGATTTACATCCTTGTTGCGCGAACCTCCCGCAAGTCCTCGACGATGGGAAGCGCGATCTTTACCTTTGTAGCAAGCTATCTAGCTCGTGTCACGGCTGCGGTGGAACGGGGCTCGGTTGGTCTTATAGGTCGCAGTGCGGGGCGTATAATCTTCATCTTTCGTGTGTGAAGGAGATGCTGGTGGAGAGCTGGTTGGCTGTGTATTTGAATGTGGATAAGAATAGGGTTAGGCAAATGGTTACGAGTATTCCAAGGCTTAAGGGGTCGCTGCAAAACCGTCCTGTGGTAAGAGGGTCGGTTGGGAAGTATGGTCAGATGGCTGGTGCTGCAGCTCGTGCTGTTGTCTCGGCCGTTTTGGGGGACCCTACGGCTATGGTTGCAGCTGTGGTTAGTGGCATCGTGTCCAAGTGA
- the LOC111777403 gene encoding uncharacterized protein LOC111777403, producing MLGRSSLYRTGSFRPENLGQNALALIGNLCFTLFVIGVLIFTIIAATYEPEDPLFHPSTKITTFLTSKSNATFKTDSTVMKTGEDFMAANQTAFETFLNETDIVKLIDAENSALGTAAEGTLPECNVNVDDPIDCRDPEVFHFMMETTIERFKDIHFYRFGKPVRGSNDSTCDMAWRFRPKEGKIASFYKDYRRFVITRSANCTLSIISIGEYHTGVNARKRKKNPKHNFEKKMEQLEKAVSLPVVGEVVNDSLPVVESESSFSHGKYLLYEMGGDKCKSMNHYLWSFLCALGEAQYLNRTLVMDLKICLSSIYTSSNQDEEGKDFRLYFDFEHLKESASILDQGQFWSDWEKWQKKDRLGLHLVDDFRVTPMKLADVKDALILRKFRSAEPDNYWYRVCEGETEPVVKRPWHLIWKSRRLMDIVSSIASRMNWDYDSVHIVRGEKAKNKELWPNLDADTSPETLLSTLQDKIENGRNLYIAANEPNTDFFDPLKDKFSTHFLNDYKDLWDKDSEWYTETMNLNNGVPVEFDGYMRVSVDTEVFLRGKKQLETFNDLTNDCKDGINTCNVASN from the coding sequence ATGTTGGGTCGGTCTTCTCTTTACAGAACTGGAAGCTTTCGACCAGAGAATCTTGGTCAGAATGCGCTTGCTCTTATTGGGAATCTTTGTTTCACTCTGTTTGTGATTggggttttaatttttacgaTTATTGCTGCCACATACGAACCTGAGGATCCTCTTTTTCACCCATCCACCAAGATCACTACCTTTCTCACATCAAAATCCAATGCCACTTTTAAAACTGATAGCACTGTGATGAAGACTGGGGAGGATTTCATGGCTGCCAATCAAACTGCATTTGAAACTTTTCTCAATGAAACTGATATTGTTAAACTGATTGATGCGGAAAACTCTGCTTTGGGCACCGCTGCTGAAGGAACTTTGCCTGAGTGTAATGTCAATGTGGATGACCCGATCGATTGCCGTGACCCTGAGGTTTTCCATTTCATGATGGAGACCACCATAGAACGATTCAAGGACATTCATTTTTACCGGTTTGGGAAACCAGTTCGTGGATCTAACGATAGCACCTGTGATATGGCGTGGCGGTTCCGGCCCAAGGAAGGGAAGATTGcttctttttataaagattataGGAGGTTTGTGATTACTAGATCTGCGAATTGCACTCTTAGTATCATTAGCATAGGTGAGTACCACACTGGTGTGAATGcaaggaagaggaaaaagaatccaaaacataattttgagaagaaaatggagcAGCTAGAGAAGGCGGTCTCTTTGCCTGTTGTTGGGGAGGTTGTGAATGATTCCCTTCCCGTGGTCGAGTCTGAAAGCTCATTTAGTCACGGGAAGTACTTGCTTTATGAGATGGGCGGAGATAAATGCAAAAGCATGAACCATTACTTGTGGAGCTTCTTGTGTGCTTTAGGTGAAGCTCAGTATTTGAATCGTACGTTGGTTatggatttgaaaatttgtctGTCATCAATATATACTTCATCGAATCAAGATGAGGAAGGAAAAGATTTCAGGTTGTACTTCGATTTTGAGCATCTGAAAGAGTCTGCATCCATCTTGGACCAGGGTCAGTTTTGGTCTGATTGGGAGAAATGGCAAAAGAAGGACCGTTTAGGTCTTCATCTTGTTGATGATTTTCGGGTCACACCTATGAAACTTGCAGATGTAAAGGATGCCTTGATATTGAGAAAGTTCAGGTCTGCAGAGCCAGATAATTATTGGTACCGGGTATGTGAAGGAGAAACGGAACCTGTAGTTAAGCGACCATGGCATTTGATTTGGAAATCAAGACGACTAATGGATATAGTATCTTCAATTGCATCGAGAATGAATTGGGATTATGACTCGGTCCATATAGTGAGAGGCGAAAAAGCGAAGAACAAGGAGCTCTGGCCAAATCTTGATGCTGATACTTCACCTGAAACTCTCCTGTCGACGTTGCAAGACAAGATTGAGAATGGAAGGAACCTTTACATTGCTGCAAATGAACCAAACACAGATTTCTTTGACCCCTTGAAAGATAAATTCTCGACTCATTTCCTCAACGATTACAAGGATCTTTGGGACAAAGACAGTGAATGGTACACGGAAACAATGAATCTTAACAATGGCGTACCAGTTGAATTTGATGGATATATGAGGGTATCAGTTGACACAGAGGTGTTCCTAAGAGGGAAAAAGCAGCTAGAAACGTTCAACGACCTCACAAATGATTGTAAGGATGGAATCAATACCTGCAATGTTGCATCCAATTAG
- the LOC111777404 gene encoding probable E3 ubiquitin-protein ligase XERICO codes for MGLSSLPAPSEGVLGVILVNTALSISIFKGIVRSILHVVGIHLSSPTLPSSPDSIENASESIEFHLNPNGSYIEEFRSRIPAILFNKVHSCKLLEHDCSVCLTQFAPDSEINHLSCGHLFHRVCLEKWLDYWNLTCPLCRTPFMPEEDTASCFW; via the coding sequence ATGGGTCTGTCCAGCCTTCCTGCTCCTTCTGAAGGAGTACTGGGTGTGATCCTTGTAAATACGGCCCTATCAATATCTATCTTCAAAGGCATAGTTCGATCGATTCTCCATGTTGTTGGCATCCATCTCTCGTCGCCTACATTACCATCCTCACCAGATTCCATTGAGAATGCTTCTGAATCCATAGAATTCCATCTTAACCCGAACGGAAGTTACATCGAAGAGTTCCGCAGCCGAATCCCAGCAATTCTGTTTAACAAAGTTCACAGCTGCAAATTGCTAGAACATGACTGCTCGGTCTGCCTAACCCAGTTTGCACCTGATTCAGAGATAAACCATTTATCTTGTGGTCATCTTTTCCATAGAGTGTGCTTGGAAAAGTGGCTGGACTACTGGAACCTTACGTGTCCTCTGTGTCGAACTCCGTTCATGCCCGAAGAAGACACAGCTTCCTGCTTCTGGTGA